One window from the genome of Oceanisphaera sp. IT1-181 encodes:
- a CDS encoding MerR family transcriptional regulator, with the protein MPNMEVTFSISELAHEFEITPRTLRHYEELGLLSPRRKGNARIYSHKDKFRLALTIRGKRLGFSLAEMRELFELYDAEHRSRPQLHSMVAMIAEKRASLRQQQADIAKVLAELDAAEIKARETLEKMKHH; encoded by the coding sequence ATGCCCAATATGGAAGTGACCTTTAGTATTTCTGAATTGGCTCATGAGTTCGAAATTACTCCTCGTACCTTGCGCCATTATGAAGAGCTTGGCCTTTTGTCTCCAAGACGCAAAGGCAATGCGCGCATTTACAGCCACAAAGATAAATTTAGACTGGCCCTCACCATACGCGGTAAACGCCTAGGCTTTAGTTTGGCCGAAATGCGTGAATTATTTGAACTATATGACGCCGAGCACAGATCTCGCCCCCAGCTGCATTCCATGGTGGCCATGATCGCAGAGAAGCGCGCCAGTTTACGCCAGCAGCAAGCAGATATTGCTAAAGTGCTGGCCGAACTGGATGCGGCAGAAATTAAAGCTCGTGAGACGCTAGAAAAAATGAAGCATCATTAG
- the aroA gene encoding 3-phosphoshikimate 1-carboxyvinyltransferase, with protein MESLKLSPIARVEGTVNLPGSKSLSNRALLLAAQAQGITHLTNLLDSDDTRYMLDALRTLGVQYELSADKTECVVHGLGRAFSAVEPISLFLGNAGTAMRPLCAALCLGTGEFTLTGEPRMWERPIGHLVEALREAGAEISYLKTDGYPPVFINGKGLWGGDVHIDGSVSSQFLTALLMAAPMASGDTRVHIKGELVSKPYIDITLHAMSQFGVELEHDNYQTFYIKGNQTYVSPGQFLVEGDASSASYFLAAGAIKGKVRVTGVGSNSIQGDVKFADVLEAMGAKITWGDNFIEAENIGPLRAVDMDMNHIPDAAMTIATTALFATGTTRISNIHNWRVKETDRLYAMATELRKLGVEVEEGEDYIVVTPTAELQEAEIATYNDHRIAMCFSLVALSDTAVIILDPKCTAKTFPDYFEQLASISC; from the coding sequence AGCCTTAAACTATCTCCCATTGCTCGGGTGGAGGGCACGGTTAATTTGCCCGGCTCTAAATCATTGTCAAACAGAGCTCTGTTGCTGGCGGCTCAAGCACAGGGTATTACGCACCTGACCAACCTGCTCGACAGTGATGACACGCGTTATATGCTAGATGCGCTTAGGACGCTGGGGGTGCAGTATGAATTGTCGGCTGATAAAACCGAATGTGTGGTGCATGGGTTAGGGCGCGCGTTTAGTGCTGTTGAGCCCATATCGCTGTTTTTAGGTAATGCGGGTACTGCCATGCGCCCCTTATGTGCGGCGCTTTGCTTGGGCACAGGCGAGTTTACCCTGACCGGTGAGCCTCGCATGTGGGAGCGACCTATCGGGCACTTGGTAGAAGCCTTGCGTGAAGCGGGTGCAGAAATTAGCTATTTAAAAACTGACGGTTATCCGCCGGTATTTATTAATGGCAAGGGCTTGTGGGGCGGCGATGTGCATATCGATGGCTCTGTTTCAAGCCAGTTTTTAACGGCGCTGTTAATGGCCGCTCCCATGGCCTCAGGCGATACCCGGGTGCACATTAAGGGTGAGCTGGTCTCTAAGCCCTATATCGACATTACCTTACATGCCATGAGTCAGTTTGGTGTCGAGCTTGAACATGACAATTACCAAACCTTTTATATCAAAGGCAATCAGACCTACGTCTCACCAGGGCAGTTCTTGGTAGAAGGGGATGCCTCGTCGGCTTCTTACTTTTTAGCCGCGGGTGCCATTAAAGGTAAAGTCCGGGTTACGGGCGTGGGCAGTAACAGCATTCAAGGTGATGTGAAGTTTGCGGATGTATTGGAAGCCATGGGTGCCAAGATCACTTGGGGCGATAACTTTATTGAAGCGGAAAATATCGGTCCACTGCGCGCGGTTGATATGGACATGAACCATATTCCCGATGCAGCCATGACGATTGCGACCACCGCCTTGTTTGCCACCGGTACCACGCGCATTAGCAACATTCATAACTGGCGGGTGAAAGAAACCGACCGTCTGTATGCAATGGCGACCGAGCTGAGAAAGTTAGGGGTAGAAGTCGAAGAGGGCGAAGATTACATAGTCGTAACACCGACGGCTGAGTTACAAGAGGCGGAGATTGCCACTTATAACGACCATCGCATAGCCATGTGCTTTTCGCTGGTGGCATTAAGCGATACCGCTGTGATCATCTTAGATCCTAAGTGCACAGCAAAAACCTTCCCTGATTACTTCGAACAGCTAGCCAGTATTAGCTGTTAA